GGTAAAAATAAAGAAAGCGACTTTGGACTCTAGAAAAATCTATTTTTAAAAACCGGCCTTTAGGCCGGTTTTTAAAAATGCCAGAAGCCGCCACTTTTCTCTTCTTCTTTTAGTTTTTGAAATAGCTCTTTTTGGAAACCGTTTAATCCAGTTGGGGTAATAACCTTTACTTTCACAAACATATCTCCATAACCTTGACCTTGTAAATGTTTAATCCCTTTATTTGGAATCTTAAATACTTTACCGGATTGGGTTCCTGCCGAAATCTTTAAATCTATTTTCCCATCTAATGTTTCTAGCCTTAAAACAGTACCTAAGGCAGCATCAGCAAAGCTAATTTCTTCTTGTTTAATAAGATTATCACCCTCTCTTATAAATTGATTATCGGGTTTTATTACAATATTAATAAATAAATCACCGGGGATACCGCCCTTAGGAGCAGCCTCTCCTTCACCAGAAAGCCTTATTGTAGATCCATTATCAACACCAGCCGGTATTTTAATTTTAATTTTTTTGGATTTTCTAACTCGGCCATCACCTCCGCAATTACTGCATACTTTTTCAGGATATTCACCTGATCCCTGACATTTTGGACATACGGTAACTTGACTAATTTGGCCTAAAATTGTTCTTCTGGTTGTCTGAACCTGACCAGATCCTCCACATTTAGAACATTTTATAATCTTAGTTCCTTTAGCAGCTCCAGTTCCTTTGCATTCATCACAAATATCTTTTTTAAAAACATCGATTGTTTTTTCAACTCCAAACGCGGCTTCCTTTAAGGTTATTTCTATGGCAACTTGAAGATCAGAACCCCTTTGCGGACCCCTTTGTCTCCCCGCACCTCCAGTAAAAAAAGAATCGAATATATCAGAGAACCCGCCACCATTAAACATTTCGGAAAAATCAAAACCTGCTCCTGACCCGCCTTGTCCGGAAAAATCAAACCCTCCGAATCCTTGACCTTCAGATCCCTGATTAAAAGCATGCCCAAATTGATCATATTGAGCCCTTTTCTGGGAATCTGACAAAACCTGATAAGCCTCATTTGCTTCTTTAAATTTTGTATCATCACCGCCACCCTTATCTGGATGATGTTGCTGCGCAAGTTTCCTATACGCTTTCTTGATTTCATTATCAGAAGCATTTTTGGAAACTCCTAAAATTTCGTAATAGTCTCTTTTATTTACTGCCATTATTCCTTCTTAAATAAGTATTATTGTTTTATCTTACTATTTACTGAACCGGCAATAATCCCTAAAGAAAAACCGATAAATGCCGACCAAAAAACATTATAGACTGAAGTTAAAACTTGAATTATATTCCCGTATATCAATCCCATTGTCAACCCTATCAATCCAGATCCGATTATTTTTAAAGCGTTTATGCCTAATTTAAATCTATCATCTTCATCATGTAATTTAGTCGACCAATCTGTATCACTCCCTATTATTGCTCCTATGATTAAACCGACTAAAATTCCTGAAAATGGCAGAAATGCTACTTTTTTAAACACGGATATATTCTGAAGATATAAAAATATTCTTCCGCCAAAATAAGAAAAAGAAATGGCGTAAAGAAATACTCTTATTAATCCGTAGGCCTTCCCCTGTAAAGTTTCACCTAAATATCCTTCAAGATCAAAATTGAAATCAGCACCCATTAATGCCCCGATAAGACCTCCCCAAAACATAACAGGATATAGAATAGCAATATTAAAGGACTTGTCTTTACTTAAAAACCACAAAACAAACCCTAAAACCGCGCCTATCAATAAACCTATAAATGCAGTAATCAATAATCGCGTAATCGCCGAAAGAAAACTATTTACGACTGGTTTTTCTTCTTGTTTATTTTCTTCGTGATGATTTTTATTAGATTCTTTGCCTTTTTTGGTTTCATCAAGCCCTTGATCGTATTCGGTTCTTTTCTTTTCATCAGTTAAAATCTTATAAGCTTCATTAACCTCTTTAAATAATTCTTGCGTATCTGAGTCTGAATTTACATCAGGATGATACTTACGAACAAGTTCTTTATATCTTACCCGTATTTCATCGATAGTAGAATCTTCTGGAATTCCTAAGATATTGTAGTATTTTTTCATAATGATTTAATTATATTAGAAAAACTATAATAAAGGAAAGGCGCTTAAAGGCGCCTTTTTTTATTTCTTAGGCTCTTCTTTGGAATCATCTTCCTTTACTTCTTCATACTGACCTTCAGTTGTACCATCTTTTTGTTCATCTTTTTTATCGCCTTGTTGACCCTGATTGGCCTGACCTTCATACATTGCGGCACCAACTTTTTGGATAGCGCTATTTAAATCATTGATAGCTTTTTTGATTGCTTCTGTGTCGTCACCATCCTTAATTTTCTTAAGCTCGGCAATTTTATTTTCAACCTGTTTCTTATCATCTGTATTAGCTTTATCACCGGCTTCTTTAACGGTTTTTTCAGCTATGTAGGTAGCATTATCAGCTTGGTTTTTAACTTCGATCAGATCTTTTTTCTTTTTATCTTCTTCGGCATGCAATTCGGCTTCTTTTCTTAATTTTTCAACCTCTTCATCTGATAAGCCTGAAGCTCCCTGAATAGTGATTTTCTGCTCGCGGTTGGTGGCTTTATCTTTGGCTGAAACATGAAAAATACCATTTGCATCAATATCAAATGTTACCTCAACCTGCGGAATACCGCGAGGTGCAGGAGGAATACCATCTAGTGTAAATCTTCCCAAAGATTTATTATCAGCTGACATCTCCCGTTCACCTTGAAGAACATGAATTTCTACTGATGTTTGGTTGTCAGTAGCGGTAGAAAAAATCTGTGATTTAGAAGTCGGGACAGTAGTATTTCTTTCAATTAACGAGGTTCTAACACCGCCTAAGGTTTCGATACCCAAAGTTAAAGGAGTAACGTCTAAAAGCAGAACATCTTTTACTTCACC
This bacterium CG_4_10_14_0_2_um_filter_33_32 DNA region includes the following protein-coding sequences:
- the dnaJ gene encoding molecular chaperone DnaJ, producing the protein MAVNKRDYYEILGVSKNASDNEIKKAYRKLAQQHHPDKGGGDDTKFKEANEAYQVLSDSQKRAQYDQFGHAFNQGSEGQGFGGFDFSGQGGSGAGFDFSEMFNGGGFSDIFDSFFTGGAGRQRGPQRGSDLQVAIEITLKEAAFGVEKTIDVFKKDICDECKGTGAAKGTKIIKCSKCGGSGQVQTTRRTILGQISQVTVCPKCQGSGEYPEKVCSNCGGDGRVRKSKKIKIKIPAGVDNGSTIRLSGEGEAAPKGGIPGDLFINIVIKPDNQFIREGDNLIKQEEISFADAALGTVLRLETLDGKIDLKISAGTQSGKVFKIPNKGIKHLQGQGYGDMFVKVKVITPTGLNGFQKELFQKLKEEEKSGGFWHF